The following are encoded together in the Syngnathus scovelli strain Florida chromosome 12, RoL_Ssco_1.2, whole genome shotgun sequence genome:
- the zfp36l2 gene encoding mRNA decay activator protein ZFP36L2 isoform X2, producing the protein MKEGVHQQIWGNDDMSATVLSAFYDMEMLYKDKSTNINALHINSMLDKKAVGAPVTSAGSGGPFAPGFFRRNSTSNVEAMNNGNKYTLSSSYSSLKENTPSGTTSLMNKENKFRDRAYSESGERAVLQQKAGSQINSTRYKTELCRPFEENGSCKYGEKCQFAHGYHELRSLSRHPKYKTEPCRTFHTIGFCPYGPRCHFIHNADERRPAPAANANMQAGESRGYGQRDILPPQQQQQLCYTQRDRPKLHHSLSFSGFSSHHCLDSPLLESPTSRTPPPPASSCMSSSSFYDDVLSPNSVACINSAFNFPGQDLKALLAPLAVHTSGGYSNNHSAGGGHYGGVQGSGMCPPSSPTYNMSHLQTLRRLSESPVFEPPPSPPDSLSDRESYASGSLSSSGSLSGSESPSLDAGRRLPIFSRLSISDD; encoded by the exons ATGAAAGAAGGAGTGCACCAGCAAATTTGGGGAAACGACGACATGTCTGCGACCGTCTTGTCCGCCTTCTACGACATGGAAATGCTTTACAAG GATAAAAGCACGAATATAAACGCCCTCCACATCAACAGCATGCTGGACAAGAAGGCTGTCGGAGCCCCGGTCACATCCGCGGGTTCCGGTGGCCCCTTCGCGCCGGGATTTTTCCGTCGAAACTCCACCAGTAACGTGGAGGCCATGAACAACGGCAACAAGTACACCCTGAGCTCTTCTTACAGCAGCCTGAAAGAGAACACGCCGAGCGGAACGACCAGTCTCATGAACAAGGAAAACAAGTTCCGCGATCGCGCGTACAGCGAAAGCGGAGAGCGCGCCGTGCTGCAGCAGAAGGCCGGCTCTCAGATTAACTCCACCCGCTACAAGACCGAGCTGTGTCGGCCTTTCGAGGAGAACGGCTCGTGCAAGTACGGCGAGAAATGTCAGTTCGCCCACGGCTACCACGAGCTCAGGAGCTTGTCCCGCCACCCCAAGTACAAAACGGAGCCGTGTCGCACGTTCCACACCATCGGCTTCTGCCCCTACGGTCCCCGGTGTCACTTTATCCACAACGCCGACGAGCGCCGGCCCGCTCCGGCCGCCAACGCCAACATGCAGGCGGGGGAGTCCCGCGGCTACGGCCAAAGGGACATCCTCCcccctcagcagcagcagcaactctGCTACACCCAGAGGGACAGACCAAAGCTTCACCACAGCCTTAGCTTCTCCGGCTTCTCCAGCCACCACTGCCTGGACTCCCCGCTTCTGGAAAGCCCCACGTCGCGGACCCCACCGCCACCCGCCTCCTCTTGCATGTCCTCGTCCAGCTTCTACGACGATGTGCTGTCGCCTAACTCCGTGGCTTGCATCAACAGTGCCTTCAACTTCCCCGGGCAAGACCTAAAAGCTCTGCTGGCCCCGCTGGCCGTGCACACCTCCGGCGGCTACTCCAACAACCACTCGGCCGGGGGCGGCCACTACGGGGGCGTGCAGGGCAGCGGCATGTGCCCCCCGTCTTCTCCCACGTACAACATGAGCCACTTGCAGACGCTGCGCCGTCTCAGCGAGTCGCCAGTGTTCGAGCCTCCACCTAGCCCGCCAGACTCTCTCTCAGACCGGGAGAGCTACGCCAGCGGGTCCCTCAGCTCTTCCGGGAGCCTCAGTGGCTCCGAGTCCCCCAGTCTGGACGCTGGGAGACGTTTGCCAATCTTCAGCAGGCTGTCGATTTCAGAtgactga
- the zfp36l2 gene encoding mRNA decay activator protein ZFP36L2 isoform X1, translated as MKEGVHQQIWGNDDMSATVLSAFYDMEMLYKQDKSTNINALHINSMLDKKAVGAPVTSAGSGGPFAPGFFRRNSTSNVEAMNNGNKYTLSSSYSSLKENTPSGTTSLMNKENKFRDRAYSESGERAVLQQKAGSQINSTRYKTELCRPFEENGSCKYGEKCQFAHGYHELRSLSRHPKYKTEPCRTFHTIGFCPYGPRCHFIHNADERRPAPAANANMQAGESRGYGQRDILPPQQQQQLCYTQRDRPKLHHSLSFSGFSSHHCLDSPLLESPTSRTPPPPASSCMSSSSFYDDVLSPNSVACINSAFNFPGQDLKALLAPLAVHTSGGYSNNHSAGGGHYGGVQGSGMCPPSSPTYNMSHLQTLRRLSESPVFEPPPSPPDSLSDRESYASGSLSSSGSLSGSESPSLDAGRRLPIFSRLSISDD; from the exons ATGAAAGAAGGAGTGCACCAGCAAATTTGGGGAAACGACGACATGTCTGCGACCGTCTTGTCCGCCTTCTACGACATGGAAATGCTTTACAAG CAGGATAAAAGCACGAATATAAACGCCCTCCACATCAACAGCATGCTGGACAAGAAGGCTGTCGGAGCCCCGGTCACATCCGCGGGTTCCGGTGGCCCCTTCGCGCCGGGATTTTTCCGTCGAAACTCCACCAGTAACGTGGAGGCCATGAACAACGGCAACAAGTACACCCTGAGCTCTTCTTACAGCAGCCTGAAAGAGAACACGCCGAGCGGAACGACCAGTCTCATGAACAAGGAAAACAAGTTCCGCGATCGCGCGTACAGCGAAAGCGGAGAGCGCGCCGTGCTGCAGCAGAAGGCCGGCTCTCAGATTAACTCCACCCGCTACAAGACCGAGCTGTGTCGGCCTTTCGAGGAGAACGGCTCGTGCAAGTACGGCGAGAAATGTCAGTTCGCCCACGGCTACCACGAGCTCAGGAGCTTGTCCCGCCACCCCAAGTACAAAACGGAGCCGTGTCGCACGTTCCACACCATCGGCTTCTGCCCCTACGGTCCCCGGTGTCACTTTATCCACAACGCCGACGAGCGCCGGCCCGCTCCGGCCGCCAACGCCAACATGCAGGCGGGGGAGTCCCGCGGCTACGGCCAAAGGGACATCCTCCcccctcagcagcagcagcaactctGCTACACCCAGAGGGACAGACCAAAGCTTCACCACAGCCTTAGCTTCTCCGGCTTCTCCAGCCACCACTGCCTGGACTCCCCGCTTCTGGAAAGCCCCACGTCGCGGACCCCACCGCCACCCGCCTCCTCTTGCATGTCCTCGTCCAGCTTCTACGACGATGTGCTGTCGCCTAACTCCGTGGCTTGCATCAACAGTGCCTTCAACTTCCCCGGGCAAGACCTAAAAGCTCTGCTGGCCCCGCTGGCCGTGCACACCTCCGGCGGCTACTCCAACAACCACTCGGCCGGGGGCGGCCACTACGGGGGCGTGCAGGGCAGCGGCATGTGCCCCCCGTCTTCTCCCACGTACAACATGAGCCACTTGCAGACGCTGCGCCGTCTCAGCGAGTCGCCAGTGTTCGAGCCTCCACCTAGCCCGCCAGACTCTCTCTCAGACCGGGAGAGCTACGCCAGCGGGTCCCTCAGCTCTTCCGGGAGCCTCAGTGGCTCCGAGTCCCCCAGTCTGGACGCTGGGAGACGTTTGCCAATCTTCAGCAGGCTGTCGATTTCAGAtgactga